One genomic segment of Plasmodium cynomolgi strain B DNA, chromosome 14, whole genome shotgun sequence includes these proteins:
- a CDS encoding hypothetical protein (putative), which yields MKLCSRLRDVLANCSSRKADKECIEYVKKILKEKNKKSEEQTKELFEFLANIIYEDLERDILKIKENGYQEVLCDFLFYLFKYMRRVNVKKCYKLVRKVTIMDVSTSDNTDNMSDGKGDGKGDQVKNRSPFRMVPFLLSSNILIYLEMLKREDSKNMQQDEHYFYQSMKNIMMSKKYVLMLSQVIGSVVTKFPNFPHFIDTSFNLYLYVRNGLVPFFLKNVYKRITDLFQLKGKEINTKFTVKKYYGFLFYVYFIYKLKIITCLHLNPSSTYSLLNDSVQLSTILDLYSHVLRDYKNILHLCFTVISNKKNNKTVLNTFCLAIIYLVNLLHANHNDILNVFPESTKNNSSLFKKYRDVFSMYRKLFDAMFKLSEEPSFSLSKVKLAVFCNLSSGRFNNHFVSKREKQRKEKWMYRQNYATKEGQTRDGQIAHTHNADQNKAASDSTNLHREANNLIVEWLAKKKGHISKQELVQLTYRTVTEHDYSCFVVFSFLYMLTRRFIRLYDFSPVLHDIVFCKPFRIGEIIMEMEASAASKKQSGNSVESGNSVKSSKRVESGKRVQSSKRVESSKRVKSSKSVVPAKKIPTTELANILYNNAFLNLLKDKLCLYLNIDGNILNLFFMNELYKFVNNRDLNYKNLHYLLAHDTGTRYYRMNVLLLLQKIVLRNVLRYALSLGGQANNGRESSGREKSGREKSGREKSGREKSGKEINDQENNGREINEQENNGQENDCEAVGDQVDAAHLHAGGGSQLALLFTKQNKKLKMLNINEFALGTKELKAAAEKKEENTFTILKSIDFVDITDSAEKKSLQFDMNIINIAVNQLTKESFTTLKSLISLQNKKKDQTKMYMKNLRSLEILLKCTYNFVNEFLAIIHLTKLGKKCILCCNGKRQHILCTQNYYEKVKNKKKKIKTTEREVHLQFEPTFGKKCAKRNNFLVVKKLIKLCVSIMKKGKKNPSEEKQKRRHCNIQTVELSKVIFFFLTF from the exons ATGAAGCTCTGCAGCAGGCTGAGGGACGTGCTGGCCAACTGCAGCAGCAGGAAGGCGGACAAGGAGTGCATAGAATACGTGAAAAAAATcctgaaggagaagaataaaaaaagcgagGAGCAAACAAAGGAGCTGTTCGAATTCTTAGCCAACATTATTTATGAAGACTTAGAAAGAgacatattaaaaataa aagaaaatggctACCAGGAGGTCCTCTGCGATTTTCTATTCTACTTGTTTAAGTACATGCGTAGAGTCAACGTGAAGAAATGTTACAAATTGGTGAGGAAGGTGACAATCATGGATGTCTCCACCTCTGACAATACTGACAATATGAGCGATGGTAAGGGTGATGGTAAGGGTGACCAGGTAAAGAACAGGAGCCCCTTTCGTATGGTACCCTTCCTACTTAGCAGCAACATCCTGATCTACCTAGAAATGCTAAAGAGAGAAGACAGTAAAAACATGCAGCAGGATGAACACTATTTTTACCAGAGTATGAAGAACATCATGATGAGCAAGAAGTACGTCTTGATGTTGAGTCAAGTCATAGGGAGTGTAGTAACCAAATTTCCCAATTTTCCTCATTTCATAGACACATCGTTTAATCTCTACCTTTATGTACGTAATGGgttggttccttttttcctaaaaaatgtatacaaaagGATTACAGATTTATTTCAActaaaagggaaagaaattaatacaaaatttactGTGAAGAAGTATTAcggatttttattttatgtatacttTATTTACAAATTGAAGATCATCACCTGTTTGCATTTAAACCCAAGTAGTACCTATAGCTTACTAAATGATTCTGTTCAATTGAGCACAATCTTGGATCTATATTCTCACGTTTTGAGAgactataaaaatatcttaCACTTATGCTTCACCGTTataagcaataaaaaaaacaacaagaCCGTTTTGAATACTTTTTGTTTAGCCATCATTTATTTGGTAAATCTCCTTCATGCTAACCACAACGATATTTTGAATGTCTTTCCAGAAAGTACAAAGAATAACTCCTCTTTGTTTAAGAAATACAGAGATGTGTTTTCTATGTATCGCAAATTGTTTGACGCTATGTTTAAGCTAAGTGAAGAGCCTTCGTTTAGTCTATCAAAGGTGAAACTCGCTGTGTTTTGCAACCTCTCCTCGGGTAGATTCAACAATCATTTCGtatcaaaaagggagaagcagaggaaggagaagtggATGTACAGACAGAATTATGCTACCAAGGAAGGGCAGACACGGGATGGTCAGATCGCCCATACGCATAATGCAGATCAGAATAAGGCAGCCTCTGATAGCACGAATCTCCATCGTGAAGCCAACAACTTGATCGTCGAGTGGTTAGCCAAGAAGAAAGGTCACATAAGCAAACAAGAACTGGTGCAGTTAACTTATAGGACTGTAACTGAGCACGACTACTCCTGCTTCGtcgttttctccttcctgtATATGTTGACGAGGAGATTTATCAGATTGTATGACTTCTCCCCCGTCCTACACGACATCGTTTTTTGCAAGCCCTTCCGCATTGGCGAGATCATTATGGAGATGGAGGCTTCTGCTGCGAGTAAGAAGCAGAGCGGCAACAGCGTTGAAAGCGGCAACAGCGTTAAAAGCAGCAAGAGAGTTGAAAGCGGCAAGAGAGTTCAAAGCAGCAAGAGAGTTGAAAGCAGCAAGAGAGTCAAAAGCAGCAAGAGCGTTGTGCCTGCGAAGAAAATCCCCACCACGGAACTCGCCAACATCCTCTACAACAACGCCTTTTTGAATTTACTCAAAGATAAACTGTGCCTTTACCTCAACATTGATGGGAATATACTGAATCTGTTTTTTATGAATGAGCTGTACAAGTTTGTTAACAACAGGGACttgaattacaaaaatttgcactACCTGCTGGCCCACGACACAGGCACGAGGTACTACCGGATGAAtgtgctgctgctgctgcagAAGATTGTCCTGCGCAACGTGCTCAGGTACGCCCTCTCGCTGGGTGGCCAGGCGAACAACGGTAGGGAGAGCAGCGGTAGGGAGAAGAGCGGTAGGGAGAAGAGCGGTAGGGAGAAGAGCGGTAGGGAGAAGAGCGGCAAGGAGATCAACGATCAGGAGAACAACGGCAGGGAGATCAACGAACAGGAGAACAACGGCCAGGAGAACGACTGCGAAGCGGTTGGCGACCAAGTCGATGCTGCCCACTTGCACGCGGGGGGAGGCAGCCAACTGGCCCTCCTCTTCAccaagcaaaacaaaaagctGAAAATGCTCAACATCAACGAGTTCGCCCTGGGCACCAAGGAACTAAAAGCCGCTgcggagaagaaggaagaaaacacgTTCACCATTTTAAAGAGCATCGATTTTGTGGATATCACCGACAGTGCTGAGAAGAAGAGCCTCCAGTTCGACATGAACATAATTAACATCGCCGTAAATCAGCTAACCAAGGAAAGCTTCACCACATTAAAATCGCTGATCTCACtgcaaaataagaaaaaggatCAAACCAAAATGTACATGAAGAATTTGCGCTCCCTTGAAATTTTACTAAAATGCAcgtacaattttgtgaacgAATTTTTGGCCATAATTCACCTGACCAAGTTaggtaaaaaatgcatactCTGTTGTAATGGCAAAAGGCAGCacattttgtgcacacaAAATTATTACGAGAAAGTAaagaataagaagaaaaagataaagacAACGGAAAGGGAAGTGCACCTACAGTTTGAGCCAACGtttggcaaaaaatgtgccaaaagaaataacttcctagttgtaaaaaaactTATTAAATTGTGTGTTTCGATcatgaagaagggaaaaaaaaatccctctgaggagaagcagaaacgACGACACTGTAACATTCAAACGGTGGAATTATCcaaagttatttttttctttttaaccttttGA